A single region of the Streptomyces vilmorinianum genome encodes:
- a CDS encoding NmrA family NAD(P)-binding protein, with protein MTTNTNTTQTVLVTSATGKTGRRVAERLAARGASVRAGSRSGTTRFDWEDTTTWAPALKGADAAYVNYYPDLAAPGAVEAMRTFGRLAVANGVRRLTLLSGRGEPEAVGAEEALRESGVELAVVRASFFAQNFTEGAMAEGVAAGTIAFPAGDTAEPFVDAEDLAEVIIETLTRDGHAGLVHELTGPRPLTFAEVAAEISRASGREVVYAPMSEGEYAALLERFGLPAPEAQWLSALFCMLLDGHNASVTDGVKRVLGREPRDFSLFAAEAWSA; from the coding sequence ATGACGACGAACACGAACACGACGCAGACGGTTCTGGTGACGAGCGCGACCGGCAAGACGGGACGGCGGGTGGCCGAGCGGCTCGCGGCGCGCGGCGCGAGCGTGCGGGCCGGGTCCCGCTCCGGAACGACCCGGTTCGACTGGGAGGACACGACGACCTGGGCCCCGGCGCTGAAGGGCGCGGACGCCGCCTACGTGAACTACTACCCGGACCTCGCCGCGCCCGGCGCGGTCGAGGCGATGCGGACCTTCGGCCGGCTGGCCGTGGCGAACGGGGTGCGGCGGCTGACGCTGCTGTCCGGGCGCGGTGAGCCGGAGGCGGTCGGGGCGGAGGAGGCGCTGCGCGAGTCGGGGGTCGAACTGGCCGTCGTGCGGGCCTCGTTCTTCGCGCAGAACTTCACGGAGGGCGCGATGGCGGAGGGAGTCGCGGCGGGCACGATCGCGTTCCCGGCAGGTGACACGGCCGAGCCGTTCGTCGACGCCGAGGACCTGGCGGAGGTGATCATCGAGACCCTGACGCGGGACGGTCACGCGGGCCTGGTGCACGAGCTGACCGGCCCGCGGCCGCTGACCTTCGCGGAGGTGGCGGCGGAGATCTCCCGGGCGTCCGGGCGCGAGGTCGTGTACGCGCCGATGAGCGAGGGCGAATACGCCGCCCTGCTGGAGCGGTTCGGCCTGCCGGCGCCGGAGGCGCAGTGGCTGTCGGCACTGTTCTGCATGCTGCTCGACGGCCACAACGCGTCGGTGACGGACGGTGTGAAGCGGGTCCTGGGCCGCGAGCCGCGCGACTTCAGCCTCTTCGCAGCCGAGGCGTGGAGCGCCTAG
- a CDS encoding AraC family transcriptional regulator has translation MKLSATAICSSSIGRLSNLGPLGLVAREEPDVRSALDLLIQYLHLYNEALRARITEANGLATLTVDLELDMAPGRRRQVMGLLVGVCHRIIRSLIASDWSPVSVSLTHSAPADPTTHHRVLGPAIAYDQDYAGIVLYTADLNARNTLADPLLRAYARQFLLSLPAHRESPLPQHVRGIIEALLPTGRCTIEQVARTLDADVRTVQRHLARTGDTYSSLLGAVRADLAQRYVTRLDRPLTEVAELLGFSALGTFSRWFHTRFGSSPTAWRAATRTAPVGLTTAR, from the coding sequence ATGAAGTTGTCGGCGACCGCGATCTGCTCCTCCTCGATCGGCCGACTGTCGAACCTGGGGCCGCTGGGGCTGGTCGCACGCGAGGAGCCGGATGTCCGCAGCGCCCTCGACCTGCTCATCCAGTACCTCCACCTGTACAACGAAGCCCTCCGCGCCCGGATCACCGAGGCCAACGGTCTGGCGACGCTGACCGTCGACCTGGAGCTGGACATGGCCCCCGGCAGGCGGCGCCAGGTGATGGGACTACTGGTCGGCGTGTGCCACCGCATCATCCGAAGCCTGATCGCCTCGGACTGGAGCCCGGTCTCGGTCAGCCTCACCCACAGCGCCCCCGCGGACCCGACGACCCATCACCGCGTCCTTGGCCCCGCCATCGCCTACGACCAGGACTACGCGGGCATCGTCCTGTACACGGCCGATCTCAATGCGCGCAACACACTGGCCGACCCCCTGCTCCGGGCCTACGCGCGCCAGTTCCTGCTGAGCCTCCCCGCGCACCGGGAAAGCCCGCTGCCGCAGCACGTCCGCGGGATCATCGAAGCGCTCCTGCCCACCGGGCGCTGCACGATCGAACAGGTCGCACGCACCCTCGACGCCGATGTCCGCACCGTTCAACGTCATCTCGCCCGAACCGGCGACACCTATTCCTCTCTCCTCGGGGCAGTACGAGCCGACCTCGCGCAGCGTTACGTCACCAGGCTGGACCGCCCCCTGACCGAGGTCGCCGAACTCCTCGGGTTCTCGGCCCTCGGCACCTTCTCCCGCTGGTTCCACACCCGGTTCGGAAGCAGCCCCACCGCCTGGCGTGCCGCAACCCGGACAGCTCCTGTCGGGCTCACTACGGCGCGCTAG
- a CDS encoding sensor histidine kinase has translation MLRDDLRTLWTEPRPPDAPARVWRDWALLAASLAGVALEATLRENVVWRPVAVVLAVWLCLLPLWRRTHPLAMVTLAFGSVMLLPVATLVVAPREPVGLDTGAVVLVLVYALLRWGSGREIVLGGAVIVVVGALCVVTYESPVVEKVVGFVFLLLPGVVGAAVRFRVTARERQLEQVRSREREQLARELHDTVAHHVSAMVIIAQAGRVLAGTDPSAAVEALEGVEEEGARTLEEMRAMVATLRDRGVGAELAPPAGVADLERLVRTPGGRLRVDLGLDGELDALPPAVDAAVYRIVQESVTNALRHAVDATELVVRVAAERHTVRVSVRDNGRRTGRGRDGYGLTGLRERATLLGGTLRAGPGTDRGWHVEAELPRARSESGVHSRPRR, from the coding sequence GTGCTGCGAGACGACCTGCGAACCCTGTGGACCGAACCCCGGCCGCCCGACGCGCCCGCCCGGGTGTGGCGGGACTGGGCCCTGCTCGCCGCGAGCCTTGCCGGTGTGGCGCTGGAGGCCACCCTGCGCGAGAACGTCGTGTGGCGGCCGGTGGCGGTGGTGTTGGCGGTGTGGCTGTGCCTGCTGCCCCTGTGGCGCCGGACCCACCCGCTGGCGATGGTCACGCTGGCGTTCGGTTCGGTGATGCTGCTCCCGGTGGCCACGCTCGTCGTCGCACCGCGCGAGCCCGTCGGCCTGGACACCGGCGCGGTCGTGCTCGTGCTGGTGTACGCGCTGCTCCGGTGGGGGTCGGGACGGGAGATCGTGCTGGGCGGCGCGGTGATCGTCGTGGTCGGCGCGCTGTGTGTCGTCACGTACGAGAGCCCGGTCGTCGAAAAGGTCGTGGGCTTCGTCTTCCTGCTGCTGCCCGGCGTGGTCGGGGCTGCCGTGCGGTTCCGTGTGACCGCTCGCGAGCGGCAGTTGGAGCAGGTGCGCTCGCGCGAGCGCGAGCAGCTCGCCCGGGAACTGCACGACACGGTGGCCCACCACGTGTCGGCCATGGTGATCATCGCCCAGGCGGGCCGGGTGCTCGCGGGCACCGACCCGTCCGCCGCCGTCGAGGCACTGGAGGGGGTCGAGGAGGAAGGGGCGCGCACGCTGGAGGAAATGCGCGCCATGGTCGCCACGCTGCGCGACCGCGGGGTCGGCGCCGAGCTGGCGCCCCCTGCCGGAGTCGCGGATCTGGAGCGCCTGGTGCGCACCCCGGGTGGTCGCCTCAGGGTCGACCTGGGGCTCGACGGCGAACTGGACGCGCTGCCCCCGGCCGTGGACGCGGCCGTCTACCGGATCGTGCAGGAGTCGGTGACCAACGCGCTGCGCCATGCGGTCGACGCGACCGAGCTCGTCGTTCGAGTCGCCGCGGAACGGCACACGGTACGGGTGAGCGTGCGCGACAACGGCCGGCGCACCGGCCGGGGGCGCGACGGATACGGACTTACCGGACTGCGCGAGCGCGCGACGCTGCTCGGCGGCACACTACGAGCCGGCCCGGGTACCGACCGGGGCTGGCATGTCGAAGCCGAACTGCCGAGAGCGAGGAGCGAGAGCGGTGTCCATTCGCGTCCTCGTCGCTGA
- a CDS encoding response regulator produces MSIRVLVADDQTIIRTGLRIMLNAQPGIEVVGEAADGHEAVRLARELRPDVCLFDIRMPVLDGLEATRLIAGPGVADPLAVVVITTFDLDEYVYGALRAGARGFLLKDTGPDLLAQAVRSASDGEALIAPSVTVRLLQAFADLPAGRPAAQPVSPVTAREEQVLLAVARGLTNTEIADALHISLSTVKTHLASLMAKLGARNRVEIAMWAYETRRILPGT; encoded by the coding sequence GTGTCCATTCGCGTCCTCGTCGCTGACGACCAGACGATCATCCGCACCGGGTTGCGGATCATGCTGAACGCCCAGCCCGGCATCGAGGTGGTCGGCGAGGCCGCCGACGGACACGAAGCGGTACGTCTGGCCCGCGAACTACGCCCCGACGTCTGCCTGTTCGACATCCGCATGCCCGTACTCGACGGGCTCGAGGCCACCCGGCTGATCGCCGGCCCGGGCGTCGCCGACCCGCTGGCCGTGGTCGTCATCACCACGTTCGACCTCGACGAGTACGTCTACGGCGCGCTGCGTGCCGGCGCCCGCGGATTCCTCCTCAAGGACACGGGACCGGACCTTCTGGCCCAGGCCGTACGGTCGGCGTCCGACGGTGAGGCGCTCATCGCGCCCAGCGTCACCGTCCGTCTGCTCCAGGCGTTCGCGGACCTGCCCGCCGGCCGGCCCGCGGCCCAGCCGGTCTCCCCCGTCACCGCCCGCGAGGAGCAGGTGCTCCTCGCCGTCGCTCGCGGGCTGACCAACACCGAGATCGCCGACGCGCTGCACATCAGCCTCAGCACGGTGAAGACGCATCTGGCGAGCCTGATGGCCAAACTCGGCGCCCGCAACCGTGTCGAGATCGCGATGTGGGCCTACGAAACGCGCCGTATCCTCCCCGGAACCTGA
- a CDS encoding AraC family transcriptional regulator — MDALAGLLDGPRAKGAFLLRMIMEPPWSVRIEDRAPLCLMCVTEGEAWIVPDRGEPVLLRPGDIAIARGPEPYTVADAPDAPPRAVIGPGGVCTTLSGEPLAESMHLGVRTWGNALDGSTTVLVGTYPLDGEVSRRLLDALPPLLHLPAEVWRCPLMPFLDEEISRDEPGQSVVLDRVLDLLLIAAVRAWFSRPGAEAPAWYRAMADPVVGRALRLLENDPAHPWTVASLAAKAGASRAGLARRFTELVGEPPMAYLTGWRLALAADLLRATDLTVESVARQVGYSSAFALSAAFKRVRGVSPQEHRIRL, encoded by the coding sequence ATGGACGCTCTCGCCGGACTCCTCGACGGACCGCGGGCCAAAGGGGCCTTCCTGCTCCGGATGATCATGGAGCCGCCGTGGTCGGTACGGATCGAGGACCGTGCCCCGCTCTGCCTCATGTGCGTCACCGAGGGCGAGGCGTGGATCGTCCCCGACCGGGGCGAGCCCGTCCTGCTGCGGCCCGGCGACATCGCCATCGCCCGCGGCCCGGAGCCGTACACCGTCGCCGACGCCCCCGACGCCCCGCCCCGCGCGGTGATCGGCCCCGGCGGGGTCTGCACCACCCTGAGCGGGGAGCCGCTCGCCGAGTCCATGCACCTGGGCGTACGGACCTGGGGCAACGCCCTGGACGGCTCCACCACCGTGCTCGTCGGCACCTACCCGTTGGACGGCGAGGTCAGCCGGCGGCTGCTCGACGCGCTCCCGCCGCTGCTCCACCTGCCCGCCGAGGTGTGGAGATGTCCCCTCATGCCGTTCCTCGACGAGGAGATCTCCCGCGACGAACCCGGGCAGAGCGTCGTCCTCGACCGGGTCCTGGACCTGCTCCTGATCGCCGCCGTGCGCGCCTGGTTCTCCCGGCCGGGAGCCGAGGCCCCGGCCTGGTACCGCGCCATGGCCGACCCCGTCGTCGGCCGGGCCCTGCGGCTCCTGGAGAACGACCCCGCCCACCCCTGGACGGTCGCCTCGCTCGCGGCCAAGGCGGGCGCGTCGCGGGCCGGGCTCGCGCGCCGGTTCACCGAACTCGTCGGGGAGCCGCCGATGGCGTACCTCACCGGCTGGCGGCTGGCGCTCGCCGCGGACCTGCTGCGGGCGACGGACCTGACGGTCGAGTCCGTGGCCCGGCAGGTCGGCTACAGCAGCGCCTTCGCGCTCAGCGCCGCCTTCAAGCGGGTACGGGGCGTCAGCCCGCAGGAGCACCGCATACGGCTCTGA